Proteins encoded in a region of the Tripterygium wilfordii isolate XIE 37 chromosome 21, ASM1340144v1, whole genome shotgun sequence genome:
- the LOC119988772 gene encoding protein SRG1-like, whose protein sequence is METKPRSFGSSLLVPCVQELVKVPELNVPPRYIRPNQDPPIISNGDSAPEIPVIDLQSLFSSQSVDAELAKLHFACKDWGFFQLVNHGVSSSLLEKMKAEVQDFFNLPMEEKKKFWQYPGEIEGFGQAFVVSEDQKLDWGDLFFMLTQPAHLRKSHLFPKLPVPFRETLEMYSTEVKNLTSTILGQMAKALNIKVEEMKEIFGDVRQSMRMNYYPPCPQPEQVIGLTPHSDATGLTILLQVNDVEGLQIKKDGRWVTVKPVPDAIVVNIGDVLEIITNGAYRSIEHRAIVNSAKERLSIAAFHAPANDGEIGPASSLITQESPALFRRIGVQDYFRGLFSRELRGKSYLDSLRIE, encoded by the exons ATGGAGACAAAGCCAAGGAGTTTTGGGAGCTCTCTGCTTGTGCCTTGTGTTCAAGAGTTGGTTAAGGTGCCTGAGCTCAACGTCCCACCAAGATATATTCGTCCCAACCAAGATCCACCCATTATTTCTAATGGGGATTCGGCTCCTGAAATCCCTGTTATCGACTTGCAGAGTCTGTTTTCTTCACAATCCGTGGATGCTGAATTGGCCAAACTTCATTTTGCCTGCAAAGACTGGGGCTTCTTCCAG TTGGTAAACCATGGAGTAAGCTCTTCATTATTAGAGAAGATGAAGGCAGAGGTTCAGGATTTCTTCAATCTCCCgatggaagagaagaaaaagttcTGGCAGTATCCCGGAGAAATTGAGGGATTCGGACAAGCCTTTGTTGTATCTGAGGACCAAAAGCTCGATTGGGGTGACCTGTTCTTCATGCTTACTCAGCCAGCTCATTTGAGGAAATCCCACCTATTCCCGAAGCTCCCTGTTCCTTTCAG AGAAACCTTGGAAATGTATTCAACGGAAGTTAAGAATCTGACATCAACCATCCTAGGTCAGATGGCAAAAGCTCTAAATATCAAAGTTGAGGAGATGAAAGAAATATTTGGAGATGTTAGGCAATCGATGAGAATGAACTACTACCCACCATGTCCTCAACCAGAGCAGGTCATCGGCCTTACCCCTCATTCTGATGCCACAGGTCTTACTATCCTCCTACAGGTCAATGATGTTGAAGGTCTCCAGATAAAGAAAGATGGGAGATGGGTTACCGTTAAACCCGTCCCAGATGCCATTGTAGTCAATATCGGAGACGTTCTAGAG ATTATAACAAATGGTGCATATCGTAGCATCGAGCACCGTGCAATAGTGAACTCAGCGAAAGAAAGACTCTCAATTGCTGCATTCCATGCCCCTGCAAACGATGGTGAAATAGGCCCAGCATCCAGCTTGATTACTCAAGAATCACCAGCATTGTTCAGAAGAATTGGAGTTCAAGACTACTTCCGGGGCCTTTTTTCTCGTGAGCTTCGGGGAAAATCTTACCTTGATAGCTTGAGAATCGAATAA
- the LOC119989278 gene encoding SH2 domain-containing protein B-like isoform X2 produces the protein MSTSGKPISDLTVFKYCLGGLNERALLLREMATSASDRELLEFAHQVALYSGCSHHRHQIRMARNLIAEGTKVWSSIARNNHLVHWESVMYEIEEPFINIARSSTRSLNKQDFELLRRLAGCQEYMAQENFEKMWCWLYPVALTLSKDSINALWNSGSPKWIEGFITKEEAEFSLQGPSGLQEPGTFVLRFPTSRSWPHPDSGTLIVTYVGSDCIIHHRLLTLDSLYSSGEEEMNAKSLQDMLLAEPELSRLARIIRSH, from the exons ATGTCGACTAGTGGGAAACCAATTTCAGATTTGACAGTTTTTAAGTATTGCCTTGGAGGATTGAATGAGAGGGCCCTGCTGCTGAGAGAGATGGCCACCTCTGCTTCTGATAGAGAACTTCTAGAATTTGCGCATCAGGTTGCCCTTTACTCAGGGTGTTCCCACCACAG GCATCAAATAAGAATGGCTAGGAATTTGATCGCTGAAGGAACAAAAGTTTGGAgttcaattgcacgaaacaatcACCTTGTTCATTGGGAAAGTGTGATGTATGAGATTGAAGAGCCATTCATCAACATTGCTCGCAGCAGTACTAGATCTCTGAACAAACAG GACTTTGAGCTATTAAGAAGACTTGCTGGATGCCAAGAGTATATGGCCCAAGAAAATTTTGAGAAGATGTGGTGTTGGTTGTACCCTGTTGCTTTGACACTTTCAAAGGACTCGATAAATGCTTTGTGGAATTCTGGGTCACCTAAGTGGATAGAAGGATTTATTACTAAGGAAGAAGCAGAGTTTTCACTTCAAGGTCCTAGTGGCCTGCAAGAACCAGGGACATTTGTGTTACGGTTTCCTACTTCAAGGAGCTGGCCCCATCCTGATTCTGGCACTTTAATTGTGACTTACGTTGGTAGTGATTGCATTATTCACCACAGACTGCTCACACTTGATTCTTTATACAG TTCCGGTGAAGAAGAGATGAATGCAAAATCCCTGCAAGACATGCTATTGGCAGAGCCCGAGCTTTCTCGTTTGGCAAG GATCATCAGAAGTCACTGA
- the LOC119989278 gene encoding SH2 domain-containing protein B-like isoform X1, whose amino-acid sequence MSTSGKPISDLTVFKYCLGGLNERALLLREMATSASDRELLEFAHQVALYSGCSHHRHQIRMARNLIAEGTKVWSSIARNNHLVHWESVMYEIEEPFINIARSSTRSLNKQLLIQDFELLRRLAGCQEYMAQENFEKMWCWLYPVALTLSKDSINALWNSGSPKWIEGFITKEEAEFSLQGPSGLQEPGTFVLRFPTSRSWPHPDSGTLIVTYVGSDCIIHHRLLTLDSLYSSGEEEMNAKSLQDMLLAEPELSRLARIIRSH is encoded by the exons ATGTCGACTAGTGGGAAACCAATTTCAGATTTGACAGTTTTTAAGTATTGCCTTGGAGGATTGAATGAGAGGGCCCTGCTGCTGAGAGAGATGGCCACCTCTGCTTCTGATAGAGAACTTCTAGAATTTGCGCATCAGGTTGCCCTTTACTCAGGGTGTTCCCACCACAG GCATCAAATAAGAATGGCTAGGAATTTGATCGCTGAAGGAACAAAAGTTTGGAgttcaattgcacgaaacaatcACCTTGTTCATTGGGAAAGTGTGATGTATGAGATTGAAGAGCCATTCATCAACATTGCTCGCAGCAGTACTAGATCTCTGAACAAACAG TTATTGATTCAGGACTTTGAGCTATTAAGAAGACTTGCTGGATGCCAAGAGTATATGGCCCAAGAAAATTTTGAGAAGATGTGGTGTTGGTTGTACCCTGTTGCTTTGACACTTTCAAAGGACTCGATAAATGCTTTGTGGAATTCTGGGTCACCTAAGTGGATAGAAGGATTTATTACTAAGGAAGAAGCAGAGTTTTCACTTCAAGGTCCTAGTGGCCTGCAAGAACCAGGGACATTTGTGTTACGGTTTCCTACTTCAAGGAGCTGGCCCCATCCTGATTCTGGCACTTTAATTGTGACTTACGTTGGTAGTGATTGCATTATTCACCACAGACTGCTCACACTTGATTCTTTATACAG TTCCGGTGAAGAAGAGATGAATGCAAAATCCCTGCAAGACATGCTATTGGCAGAGCCCGAGCTTTCTCGTTTGGCAAG GATCATCAGAAGTCACTGA